A single window of Vibrio gazogenes DNA harbors:
- a CDS encoding YijD family membrane protein, whose product MSSQNTSERKNLILAFIVGVCGDAILSSMTMSEITFSIFPWIALILAVQALYQEYLRQPVSEDFPLVGLACFFVGAFGHSAFVKAQYPEAGSNFLAIVVVLLLMVWIARKMGYWGKH is encoded by the coding sequence ATGTCGAGTCAAAATACCTCAGAGCGCAAGAATCTGATTCTTGCTTTTATTGTCGGCGTATGTGGTGATGCCATTCTGTCTTCGATGACCATGAGTGAGATCACGTTTTCTATTTTCCCTTGGATAGCGTTAATTCTCGCGGTTCAGGCACTGTATCAAGAGTACCTGCGTCAGCCGGTCTCAGAAGATTTTCCGCTGGTGGGACTTGCCTGCTTTTTTGTCGGTGCTTTTGGTCATTCGGCCTTTGTTAAAGCGCAGTACCCCGAAGCCGGTTCGAACTTTCTCGCGATCGTCGTGGTGTTGTTGTTAATGGTCTGGATTGCC
- the fabR gene encoding HTH-type transcriptional repressor FabR, with translation MGIRAQQKEKTRRSLIDAAFRQLSAQQSFSSLSLREVAREAGIAPTSFYRHFDDMNELGLTMVDEGGLLLRQLMRQARQRIATKGSVIRTSVETFMEFIENSPNVFRLLLRERSGTSYDFRAAVAREIQHFSAELTEYLVLNGLAREIAAPQAEASVTLVFSSGAEAMDLDKRERDELAERLIVQLRMIAKGAASYRAARKHQQRDGVD, from the coding sequence ATGGGAATCCGTGCTCAACAGAAAGAAAAAACCCGTCGTTCATTAATTGATGCTGCATTTCGCCAATTGAGCGCACAACAGAGTTTTTCCAGTTTGAGCCTGAGAGAAGTCGCCAGAGAAGCCGGTATTGCCCCGACTTCATTTTATCGCCATTTTGATGATATGAATGAGTTAGGGCTGACGATGGTTGATGAAGGGGGATTATTACTGCGGCAACTGATGCGCCAGGCACGACAGCGTATTGCGACCAAAGGCAGTGTGATCCGCACCTCGGTCGAGACTTTCATGGAGTTTATCGAAAACAGTCCCAATGTGTTTCGTTTATTGCTGAGAGAACGCTCTGGAACGTCTTATGATTTTCGGGCCGCTGTGGCCAGAGAGATCCAACATTTTTCTGCCGAACTGACCGAATACCTTGTCCTGAATGGCTTAGCGCGAGAAATCGCAGCGCCTCAGGCAGAAGCCTCCGTGACGTTGGTGTTTAGCTCCGGTGCAGAAGCGATGGATCTGGATAAGCGTGAGCGCGACGAACTGGCAGAACGATTAATTGTTCAGTTAAGAATGATTGCTAAAGGTGCGGCAAGTTATCGGGCTGCACGTAAACATCAACAGAGAGATGGAGTTGATTAA
- the sthA gene encoding Si-specific NAD(P)(+) transhydrogenase: MSETHHFDAIVIGSGPGGEGAAMGLTKAGLNVAIVEKEQSVGGGCTHWGTIPSKALRHAVSRIIEFNSNPLFCHNNTSLHATFPNILLHAKSVIDKQTRLRQGFYDRNKCTLLFGVAQFIDSHTIEILQSDGSKERYTADKFVIATGSRPYQPDDVDFNHPRIYDSDSILNLEHDPRHILIYGAGVIGCEYASIFRGLGVKVDLINTRDRLLSFLDNEVSDALSYHFWNNGVVIRNDETYQNIEVCQDGVIVHLKSGKKMKADCLLYANGRTGNTDRLNLEALGLTADSRGQLAVNRSYQTEMAHIYAVGDVIGYPSLASAAYDQGRFVAQIIAFGASNSQLIEDIPTGIYTIPEISSVGKTEQELTNAKIPYEVGRSSFKHLARAQIAGTDVGSLKILFHRETKEILGIHCFGERAAEIIHIGQAIMEQKGTANTIEYFVNTTFNYPTMAEAYRVAALNGLNRLF; the protein is encoded by the coding sequence ATGTCAGAGACTCATCATTTCGATGCGATTGTCATCGGCAGTGGTCCCGGCGGTGAAGGTGCCGCAATGGGACTGACCAAAGCAGGGCTGAATGTCGCCATCGTTGAAAAAGAGCAAAGTGTCGGTGGCGGATGTACCCATTGGGGGACGATTCCATCAAAAGCCTTAAGACATGCCGTCAGCCGTATCATCGAATTCAACAGCAACCCGCTGTTTTGCCATAACAACACCAGCCTCCACGCCACATTCCCCAACATTCTGTTACATGCCAAATCTGTCATCGATAAACAGACACGATTACGGCAAGGGTTTTATGATCGCAACAAGTGTACGTTACTGTTTGGTGTTGCCCAGTTTATTGATAGCCACACGATTGAAATTCTTCAGTCTGATGGCAGCAAAGAGCGTTATACCGCAGATAAATTTGTAATCGCCACAGGTTCACGCCCTTATCAGCCGGATGATGTCGATTTCAATCATCCCCGAATCTACGATAGTGACTCGATCCTCAACCTCGAACACGACCCACGCCATATCCTCATCTATGGTGCAGGCGTCATCGGCTGTGAATATGCGTCGATCTTCCGTGGACTTGGGGTGAAAGTTGACCTGATTAATACCCGTGACCGTTTATTATCTTTTCTGGATAATGAGGTCTCAGATGCACTGTCATACCACTTCTGGAATAACGGCGTGGTGATTCGTAATGATGAAACCTATCAGAACATTGAAGTTTGCCAGGACGGGGTGATTGTTCACCTGAAATCAGGCAAGAAAATGAAGGCTGACTGTCTGCTCTATGCGAATGGCAGAACGGGCAATACCGATCGGTTAAATCTGGAAGCATTGGGATTAACCGCTGACTCTCGTGGTCAACTGGCAGTCAACCGGAGTTACCAAACCGAAATGGCACATATTTATGCCGTCGGTGATGTCATTGGCTACCCTAGCCTCGCCAGCGCCGCTTATGACCAAGGCCGCTTCGTCGCACAAATCATCGCATTCGGGGCAAGTAACAGTCAGCTGATTGAAGATATTCCGACCGGGATATACACCATTCCTGAAATCAGTTCCGTCGGCAAAACCGAGCAGGAGCTGACCAATGCCAAGATCCCTTATGAGGTGGGTCGTTCTTCTTTTAAACATCTGGCACGCGCGCAAATCGCAGGCACCGATGTAGGGAGTTTGAAGATTCTGTTCCACCGAGAAACCAAAGAAATCCTCGGGATTCACTGTTTCGGTGAGCGGGCTGCGGAAATCATTCATATCGGTCAGGCCATCATGGAACAAAAAGGCACCGCCAATACCATTGAATATTTCGTCAATACGACGTTTAACTATCCAACAATGGCGGAAGCCTATCGGGTCGCCGCATTAAACGGCTTGAACCGCCTGTTCTAA
- a CDS encoding class I SAM-dependent methyltransferase → MSYYCRKHREHYQIPAHLIEPLWFRSRESLADNGLIYDPIAAQACLSCQVAPDCRSGNIDQKQLLHVTLTQICDQQVREFLSTYPDAWVINVGAGLDTRFYRVDNGRCHWLEVDVSEHLIWRQRLFHPSERYQHISGSVTSLTWLKTINISDSVPVLILCEHALLETQSEHVAAFIRTLGLTFPHAHACLLLAGDKTGTRLGQRLGSGSYQHGFAAPDHAVLNCLPWVKDVQRFSPLNYPCRRWKIWQRLVCRLTSCQFRYTPVVIRCHW, encoded by the coding sequence ATGTCATATTATTGCCGGAAGCATCGAGAACACTATCAAATTCCCGCACATCTTATTGAGCCGCTTTGGTTCCGAAGCCGGGAAAGCCTAGCAGACAATGGCCTGATTTATGACCCGATTGCCGCTCAAGCCTGTTTGTCCTGTCAGGTCGCTCCCGATTGCCGGAGTGGCAATATTGATCAAAAGCAGTTACTCCATGTCACACTGACTCAGATCTGTGATCAACAAGTTCGTGAGTTTCTTTCTACCTATCCGGATGCTTGGGTGATCAACGTCGGTGCCGGCTTAGATACTCGGTTTTATCGGGTTGATAATGGTCGTTGCCATTGGCTGGAAGTGGATGTGTCTGAGCATTTGATCTGGCGACAGCGATTATTCCATCCCAGTGAACGTTATCAGCATATCAGTGGTAGCGTCACATCATTAACGTGGTTAAAAACCATCAATATTTCAGACTCCGTTCCGGTCTTGATTCTTTGTGAACACGCTTTGCTTGAAACGCAGTCAGAGCATGTGGCCGCCTTTATCAGAACGCTTGGGCTGACCTTCCCTCATGCTCATGCGTGTTTACTGCTGGCTGGCGATAAAACCGGTACGCGTTTAGGGCAACGGCTGGGTTCCGGTTCTTATCAACATGGCTTTGCAGCCCCCGATCATGCGGTATTGAACTGCTTGCCGTGGGTCAAAGATGTGCAGCGCTTCTCACCATTAAATTATCCATGTCGGCGTTGGAAAATATGGCAGCGCTTGGTTTGTCGCCTGACAAGCTGCCAATTCCGTTACACTCCTGTCGTGATTCGTTGTCATTGGTAA
- the lexA gene encoding transcriptional repressor LexA: MKPLTPRQQQVFDLIKSRIEDSGMPPTRAEIAKELGFRSANAAEEHLKALARKQVIEIVPGASRGIRILLDSAHDPVEEGLPLIGRVAAGEPILAQEHVEAHYQVDPAMFKPQADFLLRVHGESMKNIGIMDGDLLAVHKTQDVRNGQIVVARVEDDVTVKRLDRQGAKVLLHAENEDFTPIEVDLTAQELTIEGVAVGIIRNTDWM, from the coding sequence ATGAAGCCTTTAACACCACGCCAACAACAGGTCTTTGATTTGATCAAAAGCCGGATTGAAGATTCCGGAATGCCACCGACTCGCGCTGAAATCGCGAAAGAATTGGGATTCCGTTCTGCCAATGCGGCTGAAGAACATTTGAAAGCACTTGCGCGTAAACAAGTGATTGAAATTGTTCCGGGCGCTTCTCGAGGCATACGTATTCTGCTCGACTCTGCACATGACCCGGTTGAAGAAGGTCTGCCATTGATTGGTCGCGTTGCCGCGGGTGAACCGATTCTGGCGCAGGAACATGTTGAAGCACACTATCAGGTCGATCCCGCCATGTTCAAACCCCAAGCTGATTTTCTGCTGCGAGTTCACGGTGAGAGTATGAAAAATATTGGCATCATGGATGGCGATTTGCTGGCCGTGCATAAAACGCAGGATGTCAGAAATGGTCAGATCGTGGTTGCCCGTGTCGAAGATGATGTCACGGTGAAACGTCTTGATCGCCAAGGGGCTAAAGTGTTGTTACATGCGGAAAATGAAGACTTTACTCCCATTGAGGTCGATCTCACGGCTCAGGAATTGACGATTGAAGGGGTCGCTGTTGGAATTATCCGTAATACCGATTGGATGTAA
- a CDS encoding diacylglycerol kinase, with protein sequence MQQKPAQGLTRILNAAKYSYQGIRAAIIGEAAFREELIVCLILIPIALFAEVTQIERLLLIGSLLVVLIVELLNSAIEAVVDRIGTEHHQLAGQAKDMGSAAVLLSILMSLYIWVDIFIF encoded by the coding sequence ATGCAACAGAAACCAGCTCAAGGTTTAACACGTATATTGAACGCAGCGAAATATTCCTATCAGGGCATTCGTGCCGCGATCATTGGTGAAGCGGCTTTTCGGGAAGAGCTGATTGTATGTCTGATCCTGATACCCATCGCCTTGTTCGCAGAGGTCACCCAAATCGAGCGCTTACTGCTCATTGGTTCGTTGCTGGTGGTTTTGATCGTTGAGCTTTTAAATAGTGCGATTGAGGCTGTTGTCGATCGCATCGGCACTGAGCACCACCAACTGGCGGGACAGGCCAAGGATATGGGCTCTGCCGCCGTGTTACTCTCGATTCTTATGTCACTTTATATCTGGGTCGATATTTTTATATTCTAA
- the plsB gene encoding glycerol-3-phosphate 1-O-acyltransferase PlsB, translating to MSVRQSVSRSLLTIPVSVLTKSSVVPADPIADHNIDLEKPIVYALPFQSTVDLLTLKQQTEKLGLPDPFQPLEIDGKKLTRYIFIASRPTLIRNDDDVPYGSVTQFTELLALHQANPELDIQLLPTSVLWGRKPGKENQSKAYLEPMNGPQKAKAVLLSGRDCLVRFSPVVSLRYMADSHGTDAAIAHKVARVARIHFSRQKLAASGPQLPEREVLLQRLMQSQAIRHAINDEVKTKNISQKKAQKEALKILDEIAANFSYSLVRKSDRLLKWLWNRIYQGINVHNAARVRRLAQDGHEIVYVPCHRSHMDYLLLSYVLYHEGMVPPHIAAGLNLNFFPAGPLFRRGGAFFIRRSFKGNKLYSTIFREYLADLFAKGYSVEYFSEGGRSRTGRLLPAKTGMLAMTIQAMLRGLNRPVTLVPVYIGYEHVMEVSTYAKELRGKQKEKENAGLVIRTIRKLKNFGQGYVNFGEPILLNQFLNEQVPDWTKDIDRVGNSRPQWITPLVNQLATRVMTRVNDAAAANAMTLCATALLASRQRALARENLIKQIDCYLDLLRNVPYSETMTVPLDSAQALVEHATSLDKFLIESDSIGEIISLDRHQSILMTYYRNNIIHLLALPSLIAQILVSHQSLSLDTLRSYVALIYPFIQQELFLSFEPEALNDHIDAYLRELQRQELIQCEDDTVSINPAKTQVLILLGRTISETLQRYAITLNLLVSTPEMTKSELEKNSQEIARRLGRLHGINAPEFFDKGVFTALMTTLKQQDYLNHDQQLCAEKCQQLSELMFTLLYPEIRLTIRESIYLIE from the coding sequence ATGTCAGTCCGACAATCAGTATCACGTTCGCTATTAACCATCCCTGTTTCTGTTTTGACCAAGAGTTCGGTTGTTCCAGCCGATCCCATCGCTGATCATAATATTGACCTGGAAAAACCCATCGTCTACGCACTCCCATTTCAATCGACTGTTGATCTGCTGACCTTAAAACAGCAAACGGAGAAACTAGGACTACCGGATCCATTTCAACCGTTGGAAATCGATGGTAAAAAACTCACACGTTATATTTTTATTGCCTCCCGGCCAACCCTGATTCGCAATGATGATGATGTACCTTACGGCTCCGTGACTCAGTTCACTGAGTTACTTGCATTACATCAAGCCAATCCTGAGCTTGATATTCAGCTACTGCCGACCTCCGTCCTGTGGGGCAGAAAACCCGGCAAAGAAAATCAGAGCAAAGCTTATCTGGAACCCATGAACGGGCCACAAAAGGCCAAGGCGGTATTGCTGTCCGGCAGAGATTGCTTAGTGCGTTTCAGTCCGGTGGTTTCTCTGCGCTATATGGCAGACAGCCATGGCACGGATGCCGCTATCGCCCATAAAGTTGCGCGGGTCGCCCGGATTCATTTTTCACGCCAGAAACTGGCCGCCTCAGGGCCGCAACTGCCGGAGCGTGAAGTATTATTGCAACGGTTGATGCAATCCCAAGCCATTCGCCATGCAATTAATGACGAAGTCAAAACCAAAAATATTTCGCAGAAAAAAGCGCAAAAAGAAGCACTGAAAATATTAGATGAGATTGCAGCAAACTTCTCTTATTCTCTTGTGCGCAAAAGTGATCGCTTGCTGAAATGGCTCTGGAACCGGATTTATCAAGGGATCAATGTGCACAATGCGGCACGTGTCCGCCGTCTGGCTCAAGATGGCCATGAAATTGTGTATGTGCCCTGCCACCGGAGTCACATGGACTATCTGTTACTGTCTTATGTGCTCTATCATGAAGGAATGGTACCTCCTCATATCGCTGCGGGCCTGAATCTGAACTTTTTCCCGGCGGGGCCGTTGTTCCGTCGTGGCGGGGCGTTTTTTATCCGCCGTAGTTTTAAAGGCAACAAGCTTTATTCGACGATTTTCCGCGAATATCTGGCTGACTTGTTCGCAAAAGGATATTCCGTTGAGTATTTCAGTGAGGGGGGACGCTCACGGACCGGACGCCTACTGCCCGCCAAGACCGGGATGCTGGCAATGACGATTCAAGCCATGTTAAGAGGTCTCAACCGTCCGGTCACTTTAGTTCCCGTGTACATTGGCTATGAGCATGTCATGGAAGTTTCGACCTATGCCAAAGAGCTGCGCGGTAAGCAGAAAGAAAAAGAAAATGCGGGTCTGGTGATCCGAACCATTCGTAAGCTGAAGAACTTTGGTCAGGGATATGTCAACTTTGGCGAACCAATCTTGCTCAATCAGTTTTTGAATGAGCAAGTTCCCGACTGGACGAAAGATATTGATCGGGTTGGCAACAGTCGTCCCCAGTGGATCACACCGCTTGTCAATCAACTGGCAACCCGGGTGATGACCCGTGTCAATGATGCGGCGGCAGCAAATGCCATGACGCTATGTGCAACCGCCCTGCTCGCTTCTCGTCAGCGTGCACTTGCCCGGGAAAACTTGATCAAACAGATCGACTGTTATCTTGATCTGCTGCGCAATGTGCCTTATTCAGAAACAATGACCGTTCCGCTAGATAGTGCGCAGGCACTGGTGGAGCATGCGACATCGCTCGATAAGTTTTTGATCGAATCCGACAGTATTGGTGAAATCATCTCTCTGGATCGTCACCAATCGATTCTGATGACTTACTACCGCAATAATATTATTCATCTGCTGGCTTTGCCGTCACTGATTGCCCAGATACTGGTGAGTCATCAATCGCTATCACTCGATACGCTGCGCAGTTATGTGGCGCTTATCTATCCATTCATTCAGCAAGAGTTGTTCCTGAGTTTTGAGCCGGAAGCGCTCAACGATCATATTGATGCTTATCTGCGCGAATTGCAGCGTCAGGAGTTAATCCAATGTGAAGATGACACGGTGTCAATCAATCCAGCCAAAACTCAGGTGTTAATCTTACTCGGCAGAACGATTTCCGAAACACTACAGCGTTACGCAATTACGTTAAATTTACTGGTCTCAACACCGGAGATGACGAAAAGCGAACTCGAAAAAAATAGTCAGGAAATCGCCCGTCGTCTCGGACGGCTCCATGGAATTAATGCACCGGAGTTTTTTGATAAAGGTGTATTTACGGCCTTAATGACCACGCTGAAACAGCAAGACTATCTCAATCATGATCAGCAACTCTGTGCGGAAAAATGTCAGCAATTGTCTGAACTGATGTTCACCTTGCTCTATCCTGAAATCCGCTTAACGATTAGAGAGAGTATTTATCTGATTGAGTAA